The following are from one region of the Cyanobium gracile PCC 6307 genome:
- a CDS encoding TetR/AcrR family transcriptional regulator, translating into MPASGATTRSSAKRDALLDTAEGLFARQGYRAVGIDTVLAEAGVAKMTLYKHFRSKEELIAAVLERRGNAIAAGLAERIAAAPEDPGTRLLAVFDWLEQAVRSPQFHGCLFIKAASEYPAAEDLPRQAAEAFKGECRGLLEGLCRDLAVADPDGLARQLQLLFEGALVVAFLQRTPLAGADARRAAEALLASALRMGRAGGGHR; encoded by the coding sequence ATGCCAGCGAGCGGCGCCACCACCAGGTCCTCCGCCAAGCGGGACGCGCTGCTGGACACGGCCGAAGGGCTCTTCGCCCGCCAGGGCTACCGGGCCGTGGGCATCGACACGGTGCTGGCTGAGGCCGGCGTGGCCAAGATGACCCTCTACAAGCACTTCCGATCCAAGGAGGAGCTGATCGCCGCCGTGCTGGAACGCCGCGGCAACGCCATCGCCGCAGGGCTCGCCGAGCGAATCGCCGCGGCGCCGGAGGACCCCGGGACGCGCCTGCTGGCGGTGTTCGACTGGCTCGAGCAGGCGGTGCGCTCGCCGCAGTTCCATGGCTGCCTGTTCATCAAGGCCGCCAGCGAGTACCCCGCTGCGGAGGATCTGCCCCGGCAGGCGGCCGAGGCCTTCAAGGGGGAGTGCCGCGGCCTGCTGGAAGGGCTCTGCCGCGACCTCGCCGTCGCCGACCCCGATGGTCTGGCCCGCCAGCTGCAGCTGCTGTTCGAAGGCGCCCTGGTGGTGGCCTTCCTGCAGCGGACTCCCCTGGCCGGCGCCGATGCCCGGCGGGCCGCCGAAGCCCTGCTGGCTTCCGCCCTGCGAATGGGCCGGGCCGGCGGGGGCCACCGCTGA
- a CDS encoding pyridoxamine 5'-phosphate oxidase family protein: MSQHYLHRHLTPAVGEAQLQAYGQSQGVPPAAASDRLSAREIAFISARDSFYLASLTEAGAPYLQHRGGPVGFLRVLDERTLGFADYGGNRQLLTAGHLRRDPRVALFLMDYPARRRLKIDGEAEVVPLADAPQLAEQLGPQAAGEVERLFRIRVEAFDWNCPQFITPRFTAAELEARLRPLHERIAELEEELHGQRRLRS, from the coding sequence ATGAGCCAGCACTACCTGCATCGCCATCTCACCCCCGCCGTGGGCGAGGCCCAGCTCCAGGCCTATGGCCAGAGCCAGGGCGTGCCCCCGGCCGCGGCGTCCGATCGCCTCAGTGCCAGGGAGATCGCCTTCATCAGCGCCCGCGACAGCTTCTATCTGGCCAGCCTCACCGAAGCGGGTGCCCCCTACCTGCAGCACCGGGGCGGGCCGGTGGGCTTCCTGCGGGTGCTCGACGAGCGCACCCTGGGGTTCGCCGATTACGGCGGCAATCGCCAGTTGCTCACCGCGGGCCATCTGCGCCGCGATCCGCGGGTGGCGCTGTTCCTGATGGATTACCCAGCCCGTCGCCGCCTCAAGATCGACGGGGAAGCGGAGGTGGTGCCCCTCGCTGATGCTCCTCAGCTGGCGGAGCAGCTGGGACCGCAGGCGGCAGGGGAAGTGGAGCGTCTGTTCCGCATCCGGGTCGAGGCCTTCGACTGGAACTGTCCGCAGTTCATCACGCCGCGGTTCACTGCAGCGGAGCTGGAAGCCCGGCTGCGGCCGCTGCATGAGCGGATCGCTGAGCTGGAGGAAGAGCTCCATGGGCAGCGCCGACTTCGCTCATGA
- a CDS encoding glutathione S-transferase family protein, with product MLKLHGHELSGNSYKVRLLLELLGLDYDWVRVDLMAGEHKGEAFLAINPFGQVPVLQEDGITLSDAQAILFFLAARQGDGRWLPADPLGQARVVRWLSTAAGEVRQGPESARLHHLFGVKAIPIERATEKAGFLLDQLERHLTPRLWLEFERPTIADIAVFPYVALAPDGGIDLAPYPRVRDWIGRIKALPGYVPMKGLEA from the coding sequence ATGCTCAAGCTCCACGGCCACGAACTCTCCGGCAACAGCTACAAGGTGCGCCTGCTCCTGGAACTGCTCGGGCTCGACTACGACTGGGTCCGCGTCGATCTGATGGCCGGCGAGCACAAGGGGGAGGCGTTCCTCGCCATCAATCCCTTCGGCCAGGTGCCCGTGCTTCAGGAGGACGGCATCACGCTCTCCGACGCCCAGGCGATCCTCTTCTTTCTGGCGGCCCGCCAGGGGGACGGACGGTGGCTGCCCGCCGATCCCCTGGGCCAGGCCCGGGTGGTGCGCTGGCTCTCCACCGCGGCCGGTGAGGTGCGCCAGGGGCCGGAAAGCGCCCGGCTGCACCATCTGTTCGGCGTCAAGGCGATTCCGATCGAGCGGGCCACCGAGAAGGCCGGCTTCCTCCTCGACCAGCTGGAGCGGCACCTGACCCCGCGGCTGTGGCTGGAGTTCGAGCGCCCCACCATCGCCGACATCGCCGTCTTCCCCTACGTAGCCCTCGCCCCGGACGGCGGCATCGATCTGGCCCCCTACCCCCGGGTGCGGGACTGGATCGGGCGGATCAAGGCGCTGCCGGGCTACGTGCCCATGAAGGGCCTGGAGGCCTGA
- a CDS encoding twin-arginine translocation signal domain-containing protein, with protein MVRPPRRVFLALATAAGLAAAIGAGGVNQLRQQRRGW; from the coding sequence GTGGTCCGACCCCCCCGACGGGTCTTCCTGGCGCTGGCGACGGCCGCGGGCCTGGCGGCGGCCATCGGCGCCGGGGGTGTGAACCAGCTCCGCCAGCAGCGACGGGGCTGGTGA
- a CDS encoding DUF721 domain-containing protein, which translates to MEPSGSRQRRSTDRSGSRGGSRRQRVEAVQTRQVGNVALLMAPARPPASALASCLDSLQQDWRREGHLAALWRDWPRIAGPQLAPHCRPLQLQGGLLTVGAAPGPWLQALQYNRHQLLGSLRGAGFSVRDVRVQQHHPGAPATPGSLSEAEVWAVHPSRCDVHGLADCPACGRPAPAGEMARWGHCSFCRRADLA; encoded by the coding sequence ATGGAGCCTTCCGGGTCCCGCCAGCGCCGCTCCACCGACCGCAGCGGTTCGCGCGGCGGCTCTCGCCGCCAGCGCGTCGAGGCGGTGCAGACGCGGCAGGTGGGCAACGTCGCGCTGCTGATGGCACCCGCCCGGCCACCGGCCAGTGCCCTGGCCAGCTGCCTGGACAGCCTCCAGCAGGACTGGCGCCGCGAGGGCCATCTGGCCGCCCTGTGGCGGGACTGGCCGCGGATCGCCGGGCCCCAGCTGGCCCCCCACTGCCGTCCCCTGCAGCTGCAGGGGGGGCTGCTCACGGTGGGCGCGGCGCCGGGGCCCTGGCTGCAGGCCCTCCAGTACAACCGCCACCAGTTGCTGGGCTCGCTGCGCGGCGCCGGCTTCAGCGTCCGGGACGTGCGGGTGCAGCAGCACCACCCCGGCGCCCCCGCCACGCCGGGGAGCCTCAGCGAGGCGGAGGTGTGGGCCGTCCATCCCAGCCGCTGCGACGTGCACGGCCTGGCCGACTGCCCCGCCTGCGGCCGGCCGGCGCCGGCCGGCGAGATGGCCCGCTGGGGCCACTGCAGCTTCTGCCGCCGCGCCGATCTGGCCTGA
- a CDS encoding cupin domain-containing protein, producing the protein MSKTTCTYWNPLVPEQAHRWRWLEGLEGQVQELVLSEDPATGEITRLTRFLPGADTAAFGGKAHPFPEEIFIVSGRLFDGAFGLWLETGHYASRPPGEVHGPFRSDEGCLVLDVSFPQRGGEGAS; encoded by the coding sequence ATGAGCAAGACCACCTGCACCTACTGGAATCCGCTGGTGCCGGAGCAGGCCCATCGCTGGCGCTGGCTGGAGGGGCTGGAGGGCCAGGTGCAGGAACTGGTGCTCAGCGAGGATCCGGCCACCGGGGAGATCACCCGTCTCACCCGCTTCCTGCCCGGTGCCGACACCGCCGCCTTCGGGGGCAAGGCCCACCCCTTCCCCGAGGAGATCTTCATCGTCAGCGGGCGCCTGTTCGATGGGGCCTTTGGGCTGTGGCTGGAGACGGGGCACTACGCCAGCCGGCCGCCGGGGGAGGTGCATGGCCCTTTTCGCAGCGACGAGGGCTGCCTGGTGCTGGATGTGTCCTTTCCCCAGCGCGGCGGAGAAGGGGCGTCATGA
- a CDS encoding WbuC family cupin fold metalloprotein, whose amino-acid sequence MDSPAPSPLQRIDQDLFDAVAAAAADSPRRRRNHNFHAPTDRVQRFLNVLQPGTYVRPHRHRRAQPGEGFECFLVLQGAVGLLLLDAKGRVLQRERISAAGPLRGIELAEGVIHTLVALSPDAVMMEIKQGPYEPAADKDFLAGFPLEGSEAAAEQEAAWRTLFGAGDDHPLP is encoded by the coding sequence ATGGACTCCCCCGCCCCGTCCCCTCTCCAGCGCATCGACCAGGACCTCTTCGATGCGGTGGCCGCCGCCGCCGCCGACTCCCCCCGCCGGCGCCGCAACCACAACTTCCACGCCCCCACCGACCGGGTGCAGCGGTTTCTCAATGTGCTGCAGCCCGGCACCTACGTGCGGCCCCATCGCCACCGGCGTGCGCAGCCCGGCGAGGGTTTCGAGTGCTTCCTCGTGCTGCAGGGGGCGGTGGGGCTGCTGCTGCTCGATGCCAAGGGGCGGGTGCTGCAGCGGGAGCGGATCAGCGCCGCAGGCCCCCTGCGCGGCATCGAGCTGGCCGAGGGCGTCATCCACACCCTGGTGGCCCTCTCGCCCGATGCCGTGATGATGGAGATCAAGCAGGGGCCCTACGAGCCCGCCGCCGACAAGGACTTCCTGGCTGGATTCCCCCTTGAGGGAAGCGAGGCCGCAGCGGAGCAGGAGGCGGCCTGGCGGACCCTGTTCGGGGCCGGCGACGACCACCCCCTACCCTGA
- a CDS encoding lipase family protein gives MAGYFDDPTLIRQVPVLRAAYSDRTAWLLAEIARLVYEKLPAEIRVDALVHRILESARSQRGEAVVRALVAAAIENGQTVDGVVVSALETAGFELLEGIAVQGSEAILVRLSLPSGRGPDAMLVLAFSGTQVSSIHDISADLRAHLVAAPGGGRAHAGFLAAFDKVRAPLEAALARHPGVPLYITGHSLGGALALVATRYLGSDSTGATYTFGSPRAGDDDFFAPIRTPIYRIVNAADGVTRIPFGYSLLILLSLIRLIPINGTFRIAEFLRRNFFGYTHAGSIVFLSDAANIPDDQQIPFRDLKVVMSPEAFWRFCVVVRRFLLTRGKAVVADHSMGDYALKLQAHARRRKT, from the coding sequence ATGGCCGGCTACTTCGACGACCCCACCCTGATCCGCCAGGTCCCGGTCCTGCGCGCCGCCTACTCCGACCGCACCGCCTGGCTGCTGGCGGAGATCGCCCGGCTGGTCTACGAGAAGCTGCCCGCCGAGATCAGGGTCGACGCGCTGGTGCACCGGATCCTCGAATCGGCCCGCAGCCAGCGGGGAGAGGCGGTGGTGCGGGCCCTGGTGGCGGCTGCCATCGAGAACGGCCAGACGGTGGACGGGGTGGTGGTGTCGGCGCTGGAGACGGCCGGCTTCGAACTGCTCGAGGGCATCGCCGTGCAGGGAAGCGAAGCGATCCTGGTCCGCCTCAGCCTCCCCTCCGGTCGGGGACCCGACGCCATGCTGGTGCTGGCCTTCAGCGGCACCCAGGTTTCCAGCATCCATGACATCAGTGCCGATCTGCGGGCCCACCTGGTGGCGGCCCCCGGCGGCGGCCGGGCCCACGCAGGTTTTCTTGCCGCCTTCGACAAGGTGCGCGCCCCCCTGGAGGCCGCCCTGGCCCGCCATCCGGGGGTTCCCCTTTACATCACCGGCCATTCCCTCGGCGGCGCCCTGGCCCTGGTGGCCACCCGCTACCTCGGCTCCGACAGCACCGGTGCCACCTACACCTTCGGCTCCCCCCGGGCCGGCGACGACGATTTCTTCGCCCCGATCCGGACACCCATCTACCGGATCGTGAACGCCGCCGACGGGGTGACGCGCATCCCCTTCGGCTACAGCCTGCTGATCCTGCTGAGTCTGATCCGGCTGATTCCGATCAACGGCACCTTCCGGATCGCCGAGTTCCTGCGCCGGAACTTCTTCGGCTACACCCATGCCGGCAGCATCGTGTTCCTCTCCGACGCCGCCAACATCCCGGACGATCAGCAGATCCCCTTCCGGGATCTGAAGGTGGTGATGAGCCCGGAGGCGTTCTGGCGCTTCTGCGTCGTGGTGCGTCGGTTCCTCCTCACCAGGGGCAAGGCGGTGGTCGCCGACCATTCCATGGGCGACTACGCCCTCAAGCTGCAGGCCCACGCCCGGCGCCGCAAAACCTGA
- a CDS encoding alpha/beta fold hydrolase — protein sequence MRGLPERLLFLPGASGDTAFWRPLEQRLACAAERRHLGWPGFGDTPPRPGVQGFEDLLALVLEPLDRPCALIAQSMGGVLALQAALARPRWVTHLVLCATSGGLPMAELGAADWRGGFRTSLSHLPDWFATETTDLSGRLAEVTAPTLLLWGDADPFSPVAAGERLAMLLPDARLHVINGGDHDLGRHHAGRLAPLVDAHLTPP from the coding sequence TTGAGGGGACTGCCCGAGCGGCTGCTGTTCCTCCCCGGCGCCTCGGGCGACACGGCCTTCTGGCGTCCCCTGGAGCAGCGGCTGGCCTGCGCCGCCGAGCGGCGGCACCTGGGCTGGCCGGGCTTCGGCGACACCCCGCCCCGGCCGGGGGTCCAGGGATTCGAGGATCTGCTGGCCCTGGTGCTGGAGCCGCTGGATCGCCCCTGCGCCCTGATCGCCCAGTCGATGGGCGGGGTCCTGGCCCTGCAGGCCGCCCTGGCCCGGCCCCGGTGGGTGACGCACCTGGTGCTCTGCGCCACCTCCGGCGGCCTGCCGATGGCCGAGCTGGGGGCCGCCGACTGGCGGGGGGGCTTCCGCACCAGCCTGTCCCACCTCCCCGACTGGTTCGCCACGGAAACGACGGACCTCTCCGGGCGCCTCGCGGAAGTCACGGCACCCACGCTGCTGCTGTGGGGCGATGCCGACCCGTTCAGCCCGGTGGCCGCCGGGGAGCGTCTAGCCATGTTGTTGCCCGATGCCCGTCTGCACGTGATCAACGGCGGCGACCATGATCTCGGCCGGCATCACGCCGGGCGGCTGGCGCCCCTGGTCGACGCCCACCTCACCCCACCATGA
- a CDS encoding SDR family NAD(P)-dependent oxidoreductase, with protein sequence MAAARHILLTGGNSGIGFEAAVILCRAGHRLTLPCRDRASAEAAGRRVLERAGAGTPPATAVCDLADLESVRACGAALRARGTPIDTLVLNAGLQYAGAAEPRRTAQGHELSFGVNHLGHVLLAHQLWPLLAAGRSPRLVVTASEVHDPATAGGKVGAPAGLGELAGLVPGQRTTMVNGDRFNADKAYKDSKLCNVLFAREFARRLEAQGTPAPVIAWSPGLVIPPTSTGGFWRYSRQSNELGQRLFALLARSLLRLTESVENAGVLLAALAVDDAYATGGFTHLRNRVTAPGRHVFEATATSPEGQDPDLARRLWEASAALVGVEADQP encoded by the coding sequence TTGGCTGCAGCGCGCCACATCCTCCTCACCGGCGGTAACTCGGGCATCGGCTTCGAGGCGGCGGTGATCCTCTGCCGGGCCGGCCACCGGCTCACCCTGCCATGCCGGGACCGGGCCAGCGCCGAGGCGGCCGGTCGCCGGGTGCTGGAGCGGGCCGGCGCCGGCACACCCCCCGCCACCGCGGTGTGCGACCTGGCGGATCTGGAGAGCGTGCGGGCCTGCGGCGCCGCCCTGCGGGCCCGGGGGACCCCCATCGACACCCTGGTGCTCAATGCCGGCCTGCAGTACGCCGGCGCCGCCGAGCCGCGCCGCACCGCCCAGGGCCATGAGCTCAGCTTCGGGGTGAACCATCTGGGCCATGTCCTGCTGGCCCACCAGCTCTGGCCCTTGCTCGCGGCAGGTCGATCCCCCCGGCTGGTGGTCACCGCCAGCGAGGTGCACGACCCGGCCACCGCGGGGGGCAAGGTGGGGGCCCCGGCGGGGCTCGGTGAGCTGGCGGGCCTGGTGCCGGGCCAGCGCACCACGATGGTGAACGGTGACCGCTTCAACGCCGACAAGGCCTACAAGGACAGCAAGCTCTGCAACGTCCTGTTCGCCCGGGAGTTTGCCCGGCGGCTGGAGGCCCAGGGAACGCCCGCTCCGGTGATCGCCTGGAGCCCGGGGCTGGTGATCCCGCCCACCAGCACGGGCGGCTTCTGGCGCTACAGCCGCCAGTCCAACGAGCTGGGGCAGCGGCTGTTCGCCCTCCTGGCGCGCTCGCTGCTGCGCCTCACCGAAAGCGTCGAGAACGCCGGTGTCCTGCTGGCCGCCCTGGCCGTCGATGACGCCTACGCCACCGGCGGCTTCACCCACCTCCGCAACCGCGTCACGGCTCCAGGACGGCATGTGTTTGAGGCCACCGCCACCAGCCCCGAAGGCCAGGACCCTGATCTGGCCCGGCGACTCTGGGAGGCGAGTGCGGCCCTGGTGGGCGTGGAGGCCGATCAGCCTTGA